The Actinomycetota bacterium region GGACCGTGATGGTGACCGGTGCCCCGGTCGCGGGAGCCATGTAGCTCAGCGTGACCTCGGCGGGCTCCTCACCCGGGTTCGCGAGTACCAGGCCCGGGTGCGATGGCGAGCCGTCGACGGTCGAGAACACCACCCACGACCCCGCCGGCGGCGCGCCCCCGGTCGACGCCTGATCCGAGACAACGCCGAAGGTTCGGCGCGCCGCGGCGATCCCGGAGTTCTCCGTCGTGAACAGCACGGATGTGGGACCAGTCGTCGTGGCCTGGTAGGTGCGACCCGACTCCCCCGGGGGCGACGAGTCGGCGAAACCGGCGAACGGTCGGTCGGCGTCCTTCTCCAGCAGCTCCCCCGCGAGGGAGACGCGTTGGAGCCCTGTGCTCATCACGACGAGCTCGGCCCGACCGGCATCGTCGCCGCCCGGGAACACCAGCTGACTCGGCGGCCGGCCGAGGTAGCCGATGGCCGACCGGATGCCACCCGTCTGAACGACGCCGAGCGAGGCGGCGACCACCCGGCCCACGGAGGCCTCGACCAGGGCGGACACGGTCCGCTCGCGAAGCACGTAGTCGCTGATCGGGACGGCGAGACTCCGGTGCGACGGCACCACGACGTCCGTGAGATCGCTGTGCCTCGTCGGGACGTTCCGTTCGGACAGGAACGCGATCGAAACGACGGCGTCGCCCGAGAACGGGTTCATCACGACGACGAAATCCCGGTTCTCCTCCTCCGCGCTCGTCCCGTCGGGGACGAGCCACCGTCCGCCGGCGGCCGGCGCGCACGGCTCGGCGGCGACCCCGCCCTCGTCTCCTCCGGCGTGTGCAACCCAGCCAACGGCGACCCACTGACCGAACCACTCGACGGTGCTCGCGCGCTCGCGCGCATCGGCCGGGACCTCGACGCGAAGCGTCGAACCAGGCTCGACCGTGGCCGTCGTCGATTCGTCGGGGCGTCGGCCGCCGAGCGTTTGCAAGCGGATCGTCGCCGGCGATGCGCCGGG contains the following coding sequences:
- a CDS encoding DUF5719 family protein; protein product: MAHRTVGDQAAGVGMSRGQLVAALLVAALAVGGAVFADRDVGPKGLDAAPVSSVASGEWFCPHGGGEDWEVELQVANPGASPATIRLQTLGGRRPDESTTATVEPGSTLRVEVPADARERASTVEWFGQWVAVGWVAHAGGDEGGVAAEPCAPAAGGRWLVPDGTSAEEENRDFVVVMNPFSGDAVVSIAFLSERNVPTRHSDLTDVVVPSHRSLAVPISDYVLRERTVSALVEASVGRVVAASLGVVQTGGIRSAIGYLGRPPSQLVFPGGDDAGRAELVVMSTGLQRVSLAGELLEKDADRPFAGFADSSPPGESGRTYQATTTGPTSVLFTTENSGIAAARRTFGVVSDQASTGGAPPAGSWVVFSTVDGSPSHPGLVLANPGEEPAEVTLSYMAPATGAPVTITVPPQRSVVAPKDFLEAEPSGAVLAASESGTFVPASASYSLGREGLATYAVALGIPIPSQWIPAS